A region of the Chaetodon trifascialis isolate fChaTrf1 chromosome 7, fChaTrf1.hap1, whole genome shotgun sequence genome:
ataaatctGATGCAAATTCATTTcatagtttatttttttatattgaaGGTTTAAAGCAAATGGCACCATCTTATAGAACTTTATTTTTAGCACGGCGTACGCAGAGCCTTTAGCAATGAAAGGTACCTGGTGGTACGACAACAGGCTTTTCACGCCAGGCGTCGAACAGGGTAAACCAAtcatctcctccttccctctctgccgGAGGTGCAGTTTGGCTCGGTCTAATCTCAGACAGACGTGTCTGATCTCGCCTGCTGTCCGCACCAATTATTGTCTTCTTCCATGTTGTAGTCTCTGTGGTTTTCACCTCAACCTCAAACGACTTCCTAATATCCGGAAGAATCGCACCAGGAGGAACTGGCACAAAAAGACAGAGTCAAAGAAGCTGAGCAGCACGAATAAAACCACCAGACAAATGTCCGACCCTCAAAGCTGCAGAAATTTAACAACagggaaataaaataaatgtcttaAAAAGAATGATTCAGAGTGAATTCTGACAGGGTGCAGACATAAATGATATTATATATACCTGATGGTAGTACGACCGGCTTTTCACGAATAGCATCAAACAGCACAAACCAGTCGTCTTCTCTCTGTGGCAGTGGCTCGGAAGGCTGCAGTCGAATCTGATCAAGATCAACCCGCTGCAGCTTCCGCTCTGTGCTCACCACTTCAATTTGAGGTGGTACACTGGGATCAATTTTGACCGGTGTTGCCAGAGAAACTGAAAGCAAACAGAACTCGAACTCAAGCTTCATCCAAAAGTGAAGAATCTGAGTttaacaacagaaaaaacaccttTGAAGAGTTTGCTTGACACCCCGTCTTCTTCGGTGTGATAACACATGTGAAAAGAAGACATTTGAAGGATGCGGGTACCTGGTGGGACGTAGGCAGTTTCACTGGGAACAACATCCAGCAGAAGAAACCACTCATCATCTCTTTCACTGACTGCCTGGGAGATTTTCTGCTCTGGAATTATTTGCTTGGGAAGCATCCTGTCCTCTTTCAGCACCACAGTCTCTTCAACTGCAACCTTCATCCTGGACTCTACTGTTATTGTAGAAATGCTCTCTTCAGGATAAACCTGAACATACTCGGCCACGGTAACTAATGACACACAGAATGAACGAGTATTGTAAGACACTTAAGttaaaaatgactaaatatgCTTGTAAGGACCGGAGGCGACAATACCTGGTGGCACAAATGATGGCTCTCTAGTGGGAGCATCCAACAGCACAAACCAGTCatcgtctgtctctctcacagcCTGTGGCACACCTACTACTTCCTTTTCCCTCAGCTTCACTTCTGTGTCTTCTACCACAACCTCtattcttctttctctccactCAACAGTTGCCATTTCAACCTGAGAGACTCGTTCTTCTGGAGACACTTCAACCACAAGCTGTGCAACACCAACTAAGACAAAAAGGATAAAAAGAAGTCTTCAGACACTGTGGACAGAACAGGGGATTTAAAATAAGAGCGCCTGTAAAGCTCTGGATAATTGCTCGCTCTGATAAAGCTGTGAAGCGTTGCAGGGGATTTTAGCAATACCTGGTGGCACGTATGATGTCTCTCTGGGAACAACATCCAGCAACACAAACCAGTCAtcgtctctttctgtcactggCTGCTGTGGGATTTCTTGCAGACGTCTTGGTGCCTCTTCTATTACCTTTCTCTCTTCAGCTACTACTTGTCTAATCTCGTCATCGGCCGCAGCTCCgacaacagagacaaaactTTCCGCGTCCGTCAGTTCTCTTCCCCTCACTGTAACTGAAAAGTCAGGAGAAAGTCATGAAGACGAGCACTAACACACACCGGCTATATATAGCAAGAAAGCCCAAAGCACGAGAGAGCTGAAGTTGTTTTGAAAAGCAGCACAGGGGATTCTGGCAGTACCTGGTGGTACATAAGGTGTTTCTCTGGGAATAACATCCAGCAGCACAAACCAGTCATCATCTCTTTCTGTGAGGGTCTGCGGCGTTGGGATCTCTGGTACACTCCaaacctcctcttctctcacttttctctcttctactatcatctctgttttctcctcGCTCTCAGTCGTTGAGGTGAAATACTCGCCTTCATCCACCTGAGCACGTTCCACAGCGGTAACTAACGATGACAGTACAGACAGATTCTTTGAACGTCAGCGCGAACATGTAGTGCGAAAAAGCTCACAGTGAGAGACGCAGGACAGGGTGTGTAGCCTCACTTGCAAGAAACAAATTCCAAAGTATAGATATTACTAAGACTGGAAATCCACAGCCAAGCATCTAAAACACGTCACTGTAGCAGCAGACAAGTACAAAAACGAGTTGGTTAATATGTTAATATTGCAGTTTTGGAGTAAACTTCCAGGCAGAAGCAGTCTGAAGCAGAAGCAGGTTCTGGGTGGACATCCATCTGCCTCAactgttttgtttactttcatGGAATCCAGGTTGCATTATATGATTAGTAATTCTCACTCTGatgactgaaaaacactttaaattCTCCAAATTACAGGTTACATGTAGAAATACGCCTGTTCAGGACCAACACATTTGCTGTTGGATATGTCAATCTATGAGCcaaaatgcaaaacatcagAATTTATAGTCGTGGTAGCTGCTCagttctgctctttgttttgggGGAAGTTCACACTCAAGCAACTCCAGCCAAATAAATTCCCTCTACCCTAAATCCTTCTCTCTTGTGAAAGTGAGGCACGCGGTTTGCAAATAAGAGCAATGAAGCAGAGCCTAAATGTTAatgtaaacagtaaaacaaaaaaagtatcAGAGGGGGGAACTGCAGTGATATTGCAGTACGAGAGATTAGTAGAGGCGTAATGTTGTTTGCACAATGACGTACTGTACCTGGTGGCTTGGAAACAGCTTTGTATGGAGGGCGGTCAAAAAGTTTGAACCAGACGTCCTGATCTGCCACCTGAGATGGATCCTGAGCCTGAAGCCTCTCTGTgactttcctctcctcttgcaCTTCTACCTTACGCCATCTCACCTCTTTTTCTCGCCTCTCCTCTAACACAGCCTGTACTTGCAAATCTTCCATTTCTTCCTGCCTCTGCTTGCTCTCGTCTACAATAACCCTCCTCCTCTCAATCCTACGCTCCACCTTCTGGTATACTGCTACAGATGTGGTAGTGGAGACATCTGAAGTGCCAGACGTCTCCTCCACCTTGTTCTTCCAGTCCAGCTTCTCTCTCAAGCTATCATCTACCAGACTCTCTTCTCTCACCTCTTTTTCACTCTCCTGCTTCACCtcggcctcttcctcctcctcctcaggcaacaagccttttaaaaacacctgcTTTATCTGCTCTTCCAGTTCATCCACATCATCCTCTGTTGTCTCGATTCTCCTCACTGATTTCTTCACCACTGTTTCTGTTATACCTTCAGCTTGAATTTGTTCTTCCTGCTCCAAATCTTCAACTTCCTTCCTTAACTTATCTACCTCTTCCTTACCCAACTCCTCTTCTATTACCTCCTGAAGTCTGGCAGCCATCTCATCCATGTCTTGGAGCCTTCCCTCTAAATCCTTCACTTCCCTCAGCCTCCTTTCTAAAACATCTACCTCTGTCACTTCCTCTATCAAGGTCACGGTTTCCTGCAGCCTCTCGATGACCTGCTCAGTGGTCGATTCCTGCTCTGCCACATACATGCCCTGCTCATCCTCTTCCTGGAGCGAGAACTGAGCTACTGGATAGTCTGGATGGAATAAAGGGAAAAGTAAAACAACGGACCATTCAAGTAACTAAAGTTTGATTTTAGGCTGTTAAAAGGTTTTTGCAATAACAGTATTCAAATTGCAAGTCATATTTCCACAAGTCGCACAAAGAGCACTCACATGGTGTGTCAGCACGCTCAAGCAAGGATAGGCTGAAGATTCGGTCAAAGTAAAGGTACCAATCATCCTGCTGTGTCACCGCTGGTTGCAACAGCCTGTCCATAGAGCTCAGTTTTGTCACGCTGAGTTTAGCTGACAGCATCAGAGAAATGATAACAGTATCACACCAGAtgagcaaacagacacaaatgctTAAAAACCACCACATGCTTGTTTTCTGCAAAAGCCTTTGCATGTTCTTTCAAATCCAAGCCAAAGTGGGAGATTAAGAGACTGGCAGGGGTTAGAAAGTGCAGATACCTGGCTGTTTCACGAAATCAAAAGGCGGGACAAAGGGGAAAGGAGGATAACGATGGAGCAGGGCAGACCACTCGTCTTcctttgtcctctgctgctgctcatcagaCGCCGGCTCCTGCCACGACTGACTGGCTATGTGGGTGATGGTTTTAGAGCCGGTCTGTCCAGTCTCAGCGTCCTGCCAGGTTACTGTGACCGTGTCAACAGTCTGACCCTCGTCCCAGGACTGAAGGAAAGCCTGCTCAGACTCCCCTCCGGCTGTGAAGAGATGACGAGGTGATGGCAGTTATGTAATGGCTCTGTCAGACAGATGACGGCCACTGTGAACGCCTCACAGTGCTTGGAGCGCGTTTGTGAGCAAAGCCAGATGCCAGGCATTTGTACCGGACTATTGTGATTCCAGTAAGCGGAGGTTAGTACGAAGCTGAATGAAAGATGGCGCTCATCCTTCAGAACGAGAACAGATAAAAAGCCCAAAACTGGCAGCTACTTTTTCAACATCTCAAGTTCCAGCTTTGTCCTTTTTTAATGACAGCCACTGGAGCAGCGATGAGCGAGCCAGCCAGTTAAGATGTTGAACACAAAAGGTGCAAGCTACGAACGAATGAAAGCCATTGTGCAACACACATGAAGCAGTAAAAATGAGGAACAACAGCCTCAAGACTGGAAATGCCTGAGCATACTTAACTGTGTGAGGGAACTCcttattttgtctttcagagTTCACAGTGACCAAAGATACCCTGGGATCATGCCAGGGAAAGTACCAGGTGGGTGACATTACCCACACGTCAGAGGAGGTCAGCATTCGGAAAAGTTAACCATCTGTGCCACAGATGACAGGCAATCTTTTCAAAGGCTTACTGGCTTAAAAGCAAATGAGCCACAATGGACGAGCATGTTAAATGATGCGATAAGGCCATTTGCGAGCGGGAATAaaacaaatgctgcaaaaaaatgccaaaaagcGCTGGTGCAGCTCCACACGGCTCCTGGTACCTGGGGATTCAGGAGAAGGCTGGAGTTTGTCAGACGTCAGCATCAGCGACCAATCATCAACCTCCGACCGGGTTGATGCTGAAAGTCGCTGGAGGAACTGGAGAGTTTCATCTCCAGCTGCAAGAGCGAAACAAGTCAGAGAGCGGCTTATCGAGCCGGAGCTTTCATCGCAAGATTGCAACATGGGTTCACGCATTTGTACGTACCTCCGTCTAGGTTACGGGACAGCCTCTTGCTTGCAGAGCGTGTGAAGCGAGGGGCTGGGCGGTCAATCATGGAGCTGGCCTGGCGGGTCTGGGCCTGAGTGCGTCCGCTGTACCGGAACTTGGAGCCCAGGACGAGGAAGCGACGAGATGAGGGGGGCTCCACTGTGGGAACCCTGAgggacaaaaacattttaatgcatcCACCATCTAATAAACTTGACACCATTTAATTCATCAAAATGACAGACCCATATAGCAGGAGTTCAAGCGTGAATGATATTATACCACATTAAAAGGATTTTGCATCCCCTAAAATATGTCATTGTTATGCAACAAGGTTAGCAACGACTTTGACCTTTATCTTATTAAATAGACAAAACCTTTGAGGTTGAACTCTACGGGCAGGACCATGGGTACGCAGCTTTTCCTCTGTGCTCAAACTGCCAGGGAGCCTATATATGGCTTAAGCTGCAGGGACCAGTTAGCCAATTATCTTGGGGATAGGCAGAACCTGAGAATGACCTCTGTTGCCAGGCAGGGAAGTGTCGTTCACAATAAGGCAAGAATGAGCTGGTCTTACCTGAAGAAGGTATGGTGTTCGACACAAACTTTCCACAGCTTCTTCGACGCTTTGTAGTTGGGCAGTTTGAAGCCAATTGTGCTTTCGTACTGCTCTTGCTGCAGGGAAGAACAGTCCAAGTTGAATACAAGGCCCTTATGTTGATGATATTATTCTGCTATATAGTATGAAACATGATATAcaattttaaaaattaaaatattaagACCTTATTTATTAAGTATTTGAAAATGGCAACAAAACTCAAACTGCAGCTTGTTTGGGCTTTACACACCCAGAACAGCAACAATTCCTAACCAGCTGAATATAACCCGGAGTACAACAATGGGATTATCATAATCCCACAATAACATGATAAATCTAATAATAATGTAACAAATTCAATGTAAAGAACATTAATAAGTCCAGGGAATGGCTCTGCAgtgaaataaatgcatgaataaatCCAACAGTTAATCTACAGGTAATTAATAGAAGTCAGTTTTCACACAATCCCAAGACCAAGGTCCCGGATAGGTGTTGTATCATTGAGGAGAAAATGTTGGCAGGTGGGATATTGGGTTGGGATGAGgtcaagaagaaaaaacaatctAATTCAAATATAGGCAAAACAAAATTGAAATGTAAACCCAGATTTACCTCTGATGGTCTGATTTTGATAAAGAAGCTGCTGCGTTTGTAAGAGATCTTGAGCACTTTGGGCCAGGGGAAACGGTTGATCCTCAGCTTGTCCTTGTAGACCATCAGGCCACTGGAGCAAACCCCCAGCGTAATGTCGACACCATCAAGATCCTGCATGCACAATCACAGGATGACGGACAGTTGTGATATTGTGTCACTGCACGCTATCATCCTAACCCCGCACTTACAACAAACAGCCACTGGGAGGCAGACTTTCTCACACTACAGGGACATGTTTTTTGAGGTCATGGAGTTTGAAATGTTATTAATCTCTCCTTTTTTAGAGAAAGGGGGGCTGACATCAATTTTGTAATTAAATTCTGGATGCAATACAGGCACGCTGTTGCAAAACAATAACACAGTTTAAAAATGAAGTCAGTACATTGTTGTCCTTGGCATTTTTGAATTAAGCCACACACAAAACAGGTAACATACTTAAAAGAAAACCCCACCTTGGCATGGTGCAGGTCAACTCCATACATGGAGAGTTTCTTGGCATTTTCCAGAAACAACATGTCTGCTTGGGCAGGACTCATTGacctggaaaaacacagataagAGGGTCTTTTCAAATGTATATGAAGGACCTGTCAAATGTTTAGAAGATGCAGAGGTCCTTCACAGTTTGTGTCTGCTGAAGTATGCACTTACTCAACACTTTATGAAAATCGATTTAACTAAAGATCGCCATCACTGTGTTGCTCCAATCAGCTTCCACCCCCTTTGATTACCTGTACGTGCGGTGCAGCTCCATCActttttcctccagctctttgctCTGCCCGGGAGCCAGGCTCAGATCCTTTAAATAGTCCGTTCCGTGGAGCTCTGGGTCATACTCTCCCAGCTCCGACTGGGCAGCGTAGGAGCCCAGCAGGGACAGTGTGACAAAGGTACAGGGAAGAACGCCTCGCATAATGTCCTTCCTCAGCTGGAGACACAGGAAGTACCTGAAGAAGATGCGAAAGGATTTATGAAGATGTAAATAAATATGTGCTTCTTGTTAGATGAGAAGCTCCAGACCGctcatcttagcttagcataaagactggaagctaATGGAAACTTAGCGTGGATGTGTCCAAAGTTTAAGAAAATCCTACCAGCTCACAAAGAACATGTTCTACCTCTGCGAGTCAGCAGATTTCTCAAAACATGAAACTATTCCTTGAACACCTGAGACACTCACCTGGTGAGGTCTTCAGTCAGCTGTGCTGGATCAGGAGGGTAGAACTTCACGTTGAATGTGAATTCATACACAGCGCCCGAAACCTGCTTCCGGATCTCTTTGGTCGCTTCCAACCACGTCTGCAGAAAATGAGGGAAACAAAGCACCAAGTGCTCGTAACCAGTTTCTTGTAGGTGTCGTGTAAAATATCTGCTGATGCTTTTGCAAAGAAAAACCAGCCTACCTTGGTGGTTGGGGTTTCCCAGTTAGCGAGGCCAAAGTAATCCTTCTCCAGCAGGTTGACATGGTCATACACCTTTGTTAAAAGTTCTTGTCCTTTAGCATGTTTCTAcatgagaaagacagacacagacagacagagggacatcAGTCAATATGACCATGTTAATCTTCAATAGCAGTGATAGCCATTACATACTGTTAACTGGGAAGCCTCTTACATCAAGCTCACACTCAAACTGAGTGTCGTCCAGTAAGGTGACTTTGCATTGCATGGTCTTCTGACGTTTGGAGCCTTTGGCCTCCTCggtcttcttctctgccttcttctctgtcttcttttctttcacagGCTTCTCCTTCTTCGCCTCCTCCTttgccttctcccctcctttGCCTTCTTTCTGCTGTCCTGCTGgttcttcctcctttttctctgtgtcttcctccttcacttcctccacAACGTCAGCCTCCTTCTGCGTTGTGGCTTCttccttgtgttcctcttgaACTGGCTGCAAGAGTCAACACAGATTTTAATTATGGCAGCGCTGTAATTAACACGACTTAGTAAACAGCAAATACGCAGCTGTTGATGCTCGCTCGAGTCAGACGAGCGTGGATCATTTCTGCTTCAGATCGAGCTTTCGGCTCCAAGCAGCATAGTTACTTTCGCTGAGCAAGCTGTCCGCATCATAAAAAAttcatcagaaagaaaaaaacgtGTGC
Encoded here:
- the LOC139333345 gene encoding uncharacterized protein isoform X9; this encodes MATMTTEASAVSEADTEGKQKASGAEPEPEPENKQKPEGASSEPEGGQSSKRAQDQASEPGPADVATSPEEEQLKPRTRTSAGKGLSRLFSSFLKRRSQCSEGEGFEVEKAREEKADKEEKTDKAEKADKSEEEKVEEVKSEEKEAKVEEVKEVKKKEEKVEQKGEKKEEEKVEKKGSKKKKKEGKKKQEKKDEEKVKPDEEKKEEENLKKKEEQKEEEKAQQSVEKREDKLETKEEKKETAEVKDKGAEAGKKESKEEENIDKRVAKKKEKEEKIKKKEDEKAKRKAEEEERVKRREEEKAKKKEEEKAREAEKAKKKEEERVRKKEEEEEKSKEKTKKKEEEKVKEEAKKKETDKEEEKTEEKQKKEEEKGKKKEKGKNKAKKEEKAVKGASEEQVKAPIAAPEPELKTEPETEQAPDQHSISSAETQPVQEEHKEEATTQKEADVVEEVKEEDTEKKEEEPAGQQKEGKGGEKAKEEAKKEKPVKEKKTEKKAEKKTEEAKGSKRQKTMQCKVTLLDDTQFECELDKHAKGQELLTKVYDHVNLLEKDYFGLANWETPTTKTWLEATKEIRKQVSGAVYEFTFNVKFYPPDPAQLTEDLTRYFLCLQLRKDIMRGVLPCTFVTLSLLGSYAAQSELGEYDPELHGTDYLKDLSLAPGQSKELEEKVMELHRTYRSMSPAQADMLFLENAKKLSMYGVDLHHAKDLDGVDITLGVCSSGLMVYKDKLRINRFPWPKVLKISYKRSSFFIKIRPSEQEQYESTIGFKLPNYKASKKLWKVCVEHHTFFRVPTVEPPSSRRFLVLGSKFRYSGRTQAQTRQASSMIDRPAPRFTRSASKRLSRNLDGAGDETLQFLQRLSASTRSEVDDWSLMLTSDKLQPSPESPAGGESEQAFLQSWDEGQTVDTVTVTWQDAETGQTGSKTITHIASQSWQEPASDEQQQRTKEDEWSALLHRYPPFPFVPPFDFVKQPAKLSVTKLSSMDRLLQPAVTQQDDWYLYFDRIFSLSLLERADTPYYPVAQFSLQEEDEQGMYVAEQESTTEQVIERLQETVTLIEEVTEVDVLERRLREVKDLEGRLQDMDEMAARLQEVIEEELGKEEVDKLRKEVEDLEQEEQIQAEGITETVVKKSVRRIETTEDDVDELEEQIKQVFLKGLLPEEEEEEAEVKQESEKEVREESLVDDSLREKLDWKNKVEETSGTSDVSTTTSVAVYQKVERRIERRRVIVDESKQRQEEMEDLQVQAVLEERREKEVRWRKVEVQEERKVTERLQAQDPSQVADQDVWFKLFDRPPYKAVSKPPVTAVERAQVDEGEYFTSTTESEEKTEMIVEERKVREEEVWSVPEIPTPQTLTERDDDWFVLLDVIPRETPYVPPVTVRGRELTDAESFVSVVGAAADDEIRQVVAEERKVIEEAPRRLQEIPQQPVTERDDDWFVLLDVVPRETSYVPPVGVAQLVVEVSPEERVSQVEMATVEWRERRIEVVVEDTEVKLREKEVVGVPQAVRETDDDWFVLLDAPTREPSFVPPVTVAEYVQVYPEESISTITVESRMKVAVEETVVLKEDRMLPKQIIPEQKISQAVSERDDEWFLLLDVVPSETAYVPPVSLATPVKIDPSVPPQIEVVSTERKLQRVDLDQIRLQPSEPLPQREDDWFVLFDAIREKPVVLPSVPPGAILPDIRKSFEVEVKTTETTTWKKTIIGADSRRDQTRLSEIRPSQTAPPAEREGGDDWFTLFDAWREKPVVVPPAAVVERIVHVVAAAEPFITEDVRPPAKMVEMKLPPRQVDDDWFVLLDVAAKAPVAVGERIRVQPEVRPAKVFAAAEQRARQRITIVEETWQQEKVVQQKSRPAVREVEDDWFKLLDVAAKKSVAVPERIQFPAEVRAPAAVAKTRVAISETRPQFGRRILEERRPLTHTHTHVNDDWFVLLDVGPKESVVSTQKGTRPVSAPVFSQAALAEAGIPMAPFDQPQTSTPIKTSLKEERRLEVTVEAVEPSKIEAVAEVKPAVWRDQREAHSSLISTINGDIQHESEAMSTEVVRMRKKRAKKIEGDSIYIRHSLLMLEEFDKPQEDLLRHHASISELKRNFMESVPEQRPSEWDKRLSTHSPFRTLGINGQPLPSADGVTDDGTDDKAVSSSKTVTSETASGTTVTTTTTHISKVVKSGSSETRVEKRIVITADSDIDPDKGKDGGASAL
- the LOC139333345 gene encoding uncharacterized protein isoform X7; the encoded protein is MATMTTEASAVSEADTEGKQKASGAEPEPEPENKQKPEGASSEPEGGQSSKRAQDQASEPGPADVATSPEEEQLKPRTRTSAGKGLSRLFSSFLKRRSQCSEGEGFEVEKAREEKADKEEKTDKAEKADKSEEEKVEEVKSEEKEAKVEEVKEVKKKEEKVEQKGEKKEEEKVEKKGSKKKKKEGKKKQEKKDEEKVKPDEEKKEEENLKKKEEQKEEEKAQQSVEKREDKLETKEEKKETAEVKDKGAEAGKKESKEEENIDKRVAKKKEKEEKIKKKEDEKAKRKAEEEERVKRREEEKAKKKEEEKAREAEKAKKKEEERVRKKEEEEEKSKEKTKKKEEEKVKEEAKKKETDKEEEKTEEKQKKEEEKGKKKEKGKNKAKKEEKAVKGASEEQVKAPIAAPEPELKTEPETEQAPDQHSISSAETQPVQEEHKEEATTQKEADVVEEVKEEDTEKKEEEPAGQQKEGKGGEKAKEEAKKEKPVKEKKTEKKAEKKTEEAKGSKRQKTMQCKVTLLDDTQFECELDKHAKGQELLTKVYDHVNLLEKDYFGLANWETPTTKTWLEATKEIRKQVSGAVYEFTFNVKFYPPDPAQLTEDLTRYFLCLQLRKDIMRGVLPCTFVTLSLLGSYAAQSELGEYDPELHGTDYLKDLSLAPGQSKELEEKVMELHRTYRSMSPAQADMLFLENAKKLSMYGVDLHHAKDLDGVDITLGVCSSGLMVYKDKLRINRFPWPKVLKISYKRSSFFIKIRPSEQEQYESTIGFKLPNYKASKKLWKVCVEHHTFFRVPTVEPPSSRRFLVLGSKFRYSGRTQAQTRQASSMIDRPAPRFTRSASKRLSRNLDGAGDETLQFLQRLSASTRSEVDDWSLMLTSDKLQPSPESPAGGESEQAFLQSWDEGQTVDTVTVTWQDAETGQTGSKTITHIASQSWQEPASDEQQQRTKEDEWSALLHRYPPFPFVPPFDFVKQPAKLSVTKLSSMDRLLQPAVTQQDDWYLYFDRIFSLSLLERADTPYYPVAQFSLQEEDEQGMYVAEQESTTEQVIERLQETVTLIEEVTEVDVLERRLREVKDLEGRLQDMDEMAARLQEVIEEELGKEEVDKLRKEVEDLEQEEQIQAEGITETVVKKSVRRIETTEDDVDELEEQIKQVFLKGLLPEEEEEEAEVKQESEKEVREESLVDDSLREKLDWKNKVEETSGTSDVSTTTSVAVYQKVERRIERRRVIVDESKQRQEEMEDLQVQAVLEERREKEVRWRKVEVQEERKVTERLQAQDPSQVADQDVWFKLFDRPPYKAVSKPPVTAVERAQVDEGEYFTSTTESEEKTEMIVEERKVREEEVWSVPEIPTPQTLTERDDDWFVLLDVIPRETPYVPPVTVRGRELTDAESFVSVVGAAADDEIRQVVAEERKVIEEAPRRLQEIPQQPVTERDDDWFVLLDVVPRETSYVPPVGVAQLVVEVSPEERVSQVEMATVEWRERRIEVVVEDTEVKLREKEVVGVPQAVRETDDDWFVLLDAPTREPSFVPPVTVAEYVQVYPEESISTITVESRMKVAVEETVVLKEDRMLPKQIIPEQKISQAVSERDDEWFLLLDVVPSETAYVPPVSLATPVKIDPSVPPQIEVVSTERKLQRVDLDQIRLQPSEPLPQREDDWFVLFDAIREKPVVLPSVPPGAILPDIRKSFEVEVKTTETTTWKKTIIGADSRRDQTRLSEIRPSQTAPPAEREGGDDWFTLFDAWREKPVVVPPAAVVERIVHVVAAAEPFITEDVRPPAKMVEMKLPPRQVDDDWFVLLDVAAKAPVAVGERIRVQPEVRPAKVFAAAEQRARQRITIVEETWQQEKVVQQKSRPAVREVEDDWFKLLDVAAKKSVAVPERIQFPAEVRAPAAVAKTRVAISETRPQFGRRILEERRPLTHTHTHVNDDWFVLLDVGPKESVVSTQKGTRPVSAPVFSQAALAEAGIPMAPFDQPQTSTPIKTSLKEERRLEVTVEAVEPSKIEAVAEVKPAVWRDQREAHSSLISTINGDIQHESEAMSTEVVRMRKKRAKKIEGDSIYIRHSLLMLEEFDKPQEDLLRHHASISELKRNFMESVPEQRPSEWDKRLSTHSPFRTLGINGQPLPSADGPPLVQTQTVTITAVSNSLPSGITTTEVPVVPTKTIIYESSKVTDDGTDDKAVSSSKTVTSETASGTTVTTTTTHISKVVKSGSSETRVEKRIVITADSDIDPDKGKDGGASAL